Proteins from a single region of Strix aluco isolate bStrAlu1 chromosome 5, bStrAlu1.hap1, whole genome shotgun sequence:
- the LOC141923961 gene encoding killer cell lectin-like receptor subfamily B member 1B allele B isoform X3, whose protein sequence is MSENLIYADLNLTESTRPRLQKVTDAQGSIYAEVKVQSLDKNAAASHTSCGKICCSRTCVAVLVAVTILLLVSAVCLIVMYHPTASSPSGSEPFSTTYEEALGCPQGWQKYGEKCYFFSQRKEEKDWNASRKECIDMKSDLVIIDNKKTLQYLISQSKGHYYLLGLTYSENEKKWKWINNVAHSTDMFTIRRYFSDYFCAVIGPKEVETASCNGSSTTQNLCEKASNTSERQKES, encoded by the exons ATGTCAGAAAATCTCATCTATGCTGATTTGAACTTGACTGAATCAACCAGGCCCAGACTACAGAAAGTCACTGATGCCCAAG GTTCTATATACGCAGAAGTGAAAGTGCAGTCCCTAGACAAAAATGCTGCAGCTAGCCACACATCATGCG GTAAAATCTGCTGCTCCCGAACATGTGTCGCTGTATTGGTTGCTGTGACAATCCTCCTACTGGTCTCAGCGGTGTGTCTGATAGTTATGT ACCATCCAACTGCAAGCAGCCCATCTGGCTCAGAACCATTCTCCACCACCTATGAAGAGGCACTAG GCTGCCCCCAAGGCTGGCAAAAATATGGGGAAAAATGCTACTTCTTTTctcaaagaaaggaagaaaaagactggAACGCCTCCCGTAAAGAATGTATTGACATGAAGTCAGACCTGGTGATCATTGACAACAAAAAAACACTG caATATCTTATTTCACAATCAAAAGGTCATTACTACTTACTTGGTCTCACCTACTCTGAGAACGAGAAGAAGTGGAAGTGGATTAACAACGTGGCACATAGCACAGACAT GTTTACTATAAGAAGATACTTTTCTGACTATTTCTGCGCTGTCATTGGACCTAAAGAAGTAGAAACTGCATCTTGCAATGGATCCTCAACAACACAAAATTTGTGTGAAAAAGCTTCAAATACTTCAGAAAGGCAGAAGGAGAGCTAA
- the LOC141923961 gene encoding natural killer cells antigen CD94-like isoform X4 — translation MSENLIYADLNLTESTRPRLQKVTDAQGSIYAEVKVQSLDKNAAASHTSCDHPTASSPSGSEPFSTTYEEALGTPGVVLAISRDPRWSGENYNQDHTGCPQGWQKYGEKCYFFSQRKEEKDWNASRKECIDMKSDLVIIDNKKTLQYLISQSKGHYYLLGLTYSENEKKWKWINNVAHSTDMFTIRRYFSDYFCAVIGPKEVETASCNGSSTTQNLCEKASNTSERQKES, via the exons ATGTCAGAAAATCTCATCTATGCTGATTTGAACTTGACTGAATCAACCAGGCCCAGACTACAGAAAGTCACTGATGCCCAAG GTTCTATATACGCAGAAGTGAAAGTGCAGTCCCTAGACAAAAATGCTGCAGCTAGCCACACATCATGCG ACCATCCAACTGCAAGCAGCCCATCTGGCTCAGAACCATTCTCCACCACCTATGAAGAGGCACTAG GGACTCCTGGGGTGGTATTAGCTATTAGCAGGGATCCACGGTGGTCTGGTGAAAATTACAATCAGGATCACACAG GCTGCCCCCAAGGCTGGCAAAAATATGGGGAAAAATGCTACTTCTTTTctcaaagaaaggaagaaaaagactggAACGCCTCCCGTAAAGAATGTATTGACATGAAGTCAGACCTGGTGATCATTGACAACAAAAAAACACTG caATATCTTATTTCACAATCAAAAGGTCATTACTACTTACTTGGTCTCACCTACTCTGAGAACGAGAAGAAGTGGAAGTGGATTAACAACGTGGCACATAGCACAGACAT GTTTACTATAAGAAGATACTTTTCTGACTATTTCTGCGCTGTCATTGGACCTAAAGAAGTAGAAACTGCATCTTGCAATGGATCCTCAACAACACAAAATTTGTGTGAAAAAGCTTCAAATACTTCAGAAAGGCAGAAGGAGAGCTAA
- the LOC141923961 gene encoding C-type lectin domain family 5 member A-like isoform X2, which yields MSENLIYADLNLTESTRPRLQKVTDAQGKICCSRTCVAVLVAVTILLLVSAVCLIVMYHPTASSPSGSEPFSTTYEEALGTPGVVLAISRDPRWSGENYNQDHTGCPQGWQKYGEKCYFFSQRKEEKDWNASRKECIDMKSDLVIIDNKKTLQYLISQSKGHYYLLGLTYSENEKKWKWINNVAHSTDMFTIRRYFSDYFCAVIGPKEVETASCNGSSTTQNLCEKASNTSERQKES from the exons ATGTCAGAAAATCTCATCTATGCTGATTTGAACTTGACTGAATCAACCAGGCCCAGACTACAGAAAGTCACTGATGCCCAAG GTAAAATCTGCTGCTCCCGAACATGTGTCGCTGTATTGGTTGCTGTGACAATCCTCCTACTGGTCTCAGCGGTGTGTCTGATAGTTATGT ACCATCCAACTGCAAGCAGCCCATCTGGCTCAGAACCATTCTCCACCACCTATGAAGAGGCACTAG GGACTCCTGGGGTGGTATTAGCTATTAGCAGGGATCCACGGTGGTCTGGTGAAAATTACAATCAGGATCACACAG GCTGCCCCCAAGGCTGGCAAAAATATGGGGAAAAATGCTACTTCTTTTctcaaagaaaggaagaaaaagactggAACGCCTCCCGTAAAGAATGTATTGACATGAAGTCAGACCTGGTGATCATTGACAACAAAAAAACACTG caATATCTTATTTCACAATCAAAAGGTCATTACTACTTACTTGGTCTCACCTACTCTGAGAACGAGAAGAAGTGGAAGTGGATTAACAACGTGGCACATAGCACAGACAT GTTTACTATAAGAAGATACTTTTCTGACTATTTCTGCGCTGTCATTGGACCTAAAGAAGTAGAAACTGCATCTTGCAATGGATCCTCAACAACACAAAATTTGTGTGAAAAAGCTTCAAATACTTCAGAAAGGCAGAAGGAGAGCTAA
- the LOC141923961 gene encoding C-type lectin domain family 5 member A-like isoform X1: MSENLIYADLNLTESTRPRLQKVTDAQGSIYAEVKVQSLDKNAAASHTSCGKICCSRTCVAVLVAVTILLLVSAVCLIVMYHPTASSPSGSEPFSTTYEEALGTPGVVLAISRDPRWSGENYNQDHTGCPQGWQKYGEKCYFFSQRKEEKDWNASRKECIDMKSDLVIIDNKKTLQYLISQSKGHYYLLGLTYSENEKKWKWINNVAHSTDMFTIRRYFSDYFCAVIGPKEVETASCNGSSTTQNLCEKASNTSERQKES, encoded by the exons ATGTCAGAAAATCTCATCTATGCTGATTTGAACTTGACTGAATCAACCAGGCCCAGACTACAGAAAGTCACTGATGCCCAAG GTTCTATATACGCAGAAGTGAAAGTGCAGTCCCTAGACAAAAATGCTGCAGCTAGCCACACATCATGCG GTAAAATCTGCTGCTCCCGAACATGTGTCGCTGTATTGGTTGCTGTGACAATCCTCCTACTGGTCTCAGCGGTGTGTCTGATAGTTATGT ACCATCCAACTGCAAGCAGCCCATCTGGCTCAGAACCATTCTCCACCACCTATGAAGAGGCACTAG GGACTCCTGGGGTGGTATTAGCTATTAGCAGGGATCCACGGTGGTCTGGTGAAAATTACAATCAGGATCACACAG GCTGCCCCCAAGGCTGGCAAAAATATGGGGAAAAATGCTACTTCTTTTctcaaagaaaggaagaaaaagactggAACGCCTCCCGTAAAGAATGTATTGACATGAAGTCAGACCTGGTGATCATTGACAACAAAAAAACACTG caATATCTTATTTCACAATCAAAAGGTCATTACTACTTACTTGGTCTCACCTACTCTGAGAACGAGAAGAAGTGGAAGTGGATTAACAACGTGGCACATAGCACAGACAT GTTTACTATAAGAAGATACTTTTCTGACTATTTCTGCGCTGTCATTGGACCTAAAGAAGTAGAAACTGCATCTTGCAATGGATCCTCAACAACACAAAATTTGTGTGAAAAAGCTTCAAATACTTCAGAAAGGCAGAAGGAGAGCTAA